The following are encoded in a window of Kiloniellales bacterium genomic DNA:
- a CDS encoding cytochrome c — translation MKRSAKTDFRTRAPWPSYLLSPGVEPFSYSRRKKAVMREATSRGRRLMKSRSVLILALAGTAFLTTMGATAHEGATGIVKHRMEMMKEMAKAMKALAPMVKGETAWNVALARASAATIAGHADKMPETFPEGSDGHPSEAKKTIWSAWDQFEESAEALRSQAARLEAAAAKGAQAAKPLFAEITNECKACHQDFREKKQ, via the coding sequence GTGAAGCGCTCCGCAAAGACCGATTTCAGGACAAGGGCTCCGTGGCCGTCGTACCTCTTGTCACCTGGCGTGGAGCCATTCAGTTACTCTCGCCGTAAGAAGGCCGTCATGCGCGAAGCAACCTCCAGAGGCCGAAGGCTGATGAAATCTCGTTCCGTTCTGATCCTGGCTCTTGCCGGCACTGCCTTTCTTACGACGATGGGCGCCACGGCCCACGAGGGCGCCACCGGCATCGTCAAGCACCGGATGGAGATGATGAAGGAAATGGCGAAGGCCATGAAGGCGCTGGCGCCGATGGTGAAAGGCGAGACGGCTTGGAACGTCGCGCTGGCACGGGCTTCCGCCGCGACCATCGCCGGCCATGCGGACAAGATGCCGGAAACCTTCCCGGAAGGCAGCGACGGTCATCCAAGCGAGGCGAAGAAGACGATCTGGAGCGCTTGGGACCAGTTCGAAGAAAGCGCGGAAGCGCTGCGCAGTCAGGCGGCACGTCTGGAGGCGGCGGCGGCGAAGGGCGCCCAGGCGGCGAAACCCCTCTTCGCCGAGATCACGAACGAGTGCAAGGCCTGCCACCAGGACTTTCGGGAGAAGAAGCAGTAG
- a CDS encoding glutathione S-transferase family protein, which yields MSGKPILYGFDGSTYVRTVRILLREKGADYEQVPVNVLAGEPRQPEHLARHPFGKVPVMDIDGMRIRETDAICRYLDETLAGPSFVADTPKGRARMNEAICLINSYGYNALVGVAGYHLFPDLIGGANDEARQAALKESEKLLGLLMTEIKGDDPWLAGTEPSLADFLLGPIFFYVSLTPDAERLLAVPGVADWWERIKEVESFKATEPDLG from the coding sequence ATGTCTGGCAAACCGATTCTCTACGGCTTCGACGGATCCACCTACGTCCGCACCGTCCGGATACTCCTCAGGGAGAAGGGCGCCGACTACGAGCAGGTCCCGGTCAATGTGCTGGCCGGCGAGCCCCGGCAGCCGGAGCACCTGGCGCGCCATCCCTTCGGCAAGGTGCCGGTCATGGACATCGACGGCATGCGAATTCGCGAGACCGATGCGATCTGCCGCTATCTGGACGAGACCCTGGCCGGGCCGTCCTTCGTCGCCGACACGCCGAAGGGCCGGGCGCGGATGAACGAGGCGATCTGCCTGATCAACAGCTACGGCTACAACGCCCTGGTCGGCGTCGCCGGATACCATCTCTTCCCGGACTTGATCGGGGGCGCCAATGACGAGGCCCGCCAAGCCGCGCTCAAGGAGAGCGAGAAGCTGCTCGGCCTCCTGATGACGGAGATCAAGGGCGACGATCCCTGGCTCGCGGGCACCGAGCCTAGCCTCGCGGACTTCCTGCTCGGCCCGATCTTCTTCTACGTCTCGCTGACGCCGGACGCCGAGCGCCTCCTGGCGGTCCCGGGCGTCGCCGACTGGTGGGAGCGTATTAAGGAGGTCGAGAGCTTCAAGGCGACGGAACCCGACCTCGGCTGA
- a CDS encoding transporter: protein MTRGSPGGIAAIFAFSIYLAASLVPGQALGEEEDAFAPFGLDLKGSLGEGRHDRYVPPITNLIFNETPYITTEARPFYLYNEIPDDFVTDGGNFHLVGLQLRLALTERLGFIATKDGYVDANFDEVLEDEEGFANIALGFKYAVYSEPETESLLTAGLRYEIPIEDLETGGIELQGNGDGFFNPFITGTRTFGDFGLQASLGANIAVDTDEDTSILHYSLHGNYEVYEGLFTILEINGFTAIDNGNRSEDALGQLDGVDALNFGSEDRDTTITLGGGLRYHFTDNIQIGAGGETQLTEDDNTVLDYRAYVDFVFSY, encoded by the coding sequence ATGACCAGGGGCAGTCCCGGCGGGATCGCCGCCATTTTCGCGTTCTCAATCTATCTGGCGGCGTCTCTCGTCCCGGGCCAGGCGCTCGGGGAGGAGGAGGACGCCTTCGCGCCTTTCGGCCTCGATCTGAAGGGGTCCCTCGGGGAGGGGCGCCACGACCGCTACGTGCCGCCGATCACCAACCTGATCTTCAACGAGACGCCCTACATCACGACCGAGGCGCGGCCGTTCTACCTGTACAACGAGATCCCGGACGATTTCGTGACCGACGGCGGCAACTTCCACCTGGTCGGTTTGCAGCTCCGTCTCGCTCTGACCGAGAGACTCGGCTTCATCGCGACCAAGGACGGCTACGTCGACGCCAACTTCGACGAGGTCCTGGAAGACGAGGAGGGCTTCGCCAACATCGCCTTGGGCTTCAAGTACGCGGTCTATTCGGAGCCCGAGACGGAGAGTCTCCTGACGGCGGGCCTTCGCTACGAAATCCCGATCGAAGATCTTGAGACCGGGGGGATCGAGCTCCAGGGCAACGGCGACGGCTTCTTCAATCCCTTCATCACGGGAACGCGGACCTTCGGCGACTTCGGGCTGCAGGCAAGTCTGGGGGCCAACATCGCGGTCGACACCGACGAGGACACCTCGATCCTCCACTATTCGCTCCATGGCAACTACGAGGTCTACGAGGGACTCTTCACGATCCTCGAGATCAACGGCTTCACCGCCATCGACAACGGCAACCGCTCGGAGGACGCGTTGGGGCAGCTGGACGGCGTGGATGCCCTGAACTTCGGCAGCGAGGATCGGGACACGACGATCACGCTAGGCGGCGGCCTGCGCTATCACTTCACCGACAACATCCAGATCGGCGCCGGCGGCGAGACCCAGCTGACCGAGGACGACAACACGGTCCTGGACTACCGGGCCTACGTCGACTTCGTCTTCTCGTACTGA
- the purH gene encoding bifunctional phosphoribosylaminoimidazolecarboxamide formyltransferase/IMP cyclohydrolase, with translation MTEPAAVKRALISVSDKTGISEFGRRLQALGIEILSTGGSAKALQAAGVAVTEVSEVTGFPEIMDGRVKTLHPKIHGGILARRDTAGHAAAMEEHGIEGIDLVAVNLYPFRKALASGAGREACIENIDIGGPALIRAAAKNHAFVTVVTDPADYAAVAEELEARDGATSAELRRRLAAAAYAHTAAYDSVIAGWLAEAEGLGFPKQITIAGELAEVLRYGENPHQEAAFYLADGKPLGARAGVAGARQRQGKALSYNNLNDTDAAYELAAEFDEPAVAIIKHANPCGVAVGATLSAAYEKALASDPVSAYGGIVAVNRTLDEATAARIAELFVEVVIAPRVAEGAARALEGKNNLRLLEAGDLPDPGAPGQVFKSLAGGLLVQGRDNGRTAPPDLRVVTKRAPTAEELADLIFAFRVAKHVKSNAIVYAKDGATVGIGAGQMSRVDSSRIAAQKSWDAVRASGGTRAGTEGSVVASDAFFPFADGLLAAAEAGAQAVIQPGGSLRDDEVIDAANRAGLAMVLTGQRHFRH, from the coding sequence ATGACCGAGCCCGCCGCCGTGAAACGCGCCCTGATTTCCGTTTCCGACAAGACCGGAATCTCCGAGTTCGGCCGCCGGCTGCAGGCGCTCGGCATCGAGATCCTGTCGACCGGCGGCTCGGCCAAGGCGCTCCAGGCCGCCGGCGTGGCGGTCACCGAGGTCTCGGAGGTCACCGGTTTCCCGGAGATCATGGATGGAAGGGTCAAGACTCTGCACCCCAAGATCCACGGCGGCATCCTGGCCCGGCGCGACACGGCCGGCCACGCCGCCGCGATGGAGGAGCACGGGATCGAGGGCATCGATCTGGTCGCGGTCAATCTCTACCCCTTCCGCAAGGCGCTCGCCTCGGGCGCCGGCCGCGAGGCCTGCATCGAGAACATCGACATCGGCGGCCCGGCGCTGATCCGCGCCGCGGCGAAAAACCACGCCTTCGTCACCGTGGTGACCGATCCCGCCGACTACGCGGCGGTCGCCGAGGAGCTGGAGGCGCGCGACGGCGCGACGTCGGCCGAACTGCGCCGCCGCCTCGCGGCCGCGGCCTATGCCCACACCGCTGCCTACGACAGCGTCATCGCCGGCTGGCTCGCCGAGGCGGAGGGTCTCGGCTTCCCCAAGCAGATCACGATCGCCGGCGAGCTGGCCGAAGTGCTGCGCTACGGCGAGAACCCGCACCAGGAGGCGGCCTTCTACCTGGCCGACGGCAAGCCGCTCGGCGCGCGCGCCGGCGTGGCGGGCGCCAGGCAGCGCCAGGGCAAGGCGCTCAGCTACAACAACCTGAACGACACCGACGCGGCCTACGAGCTGGCGGCCGAGTTCGACGAACCGGCGGTGGCGATCATCAAGCACGCCAACCCCTGCGGCGTGGCGGTCGGCGCCACCCTCTCGGCGGCCTACGAGAAGGCGCTGGCCTCGGACCCGGTCAGCGCCTACGGCGGCATCGTGGCGGTAAACCGCACGCTCGACGAAGCGACGGCCGCGCGGATCGCCGAGCTCTTCGTCGAGGTGGTGATCGCGCCCCGCGTCGCGGAGGGCGCGGCGCGCGCCCTGGAGGGCAAGAACAACCTCCGCCTGCTGGAGGCCGGCGACCTGCCGGACCCCGGCGCGCCGGGCCAGGTGTTCAAGTCGCTGGCCGGCGGCCTCCTGGTCCAGGGGCGCGACAATGGCCGCACCGCCCCGCCGGACCTGCGCGTGGTGACCAAGCGCGCGCCCACGGCCGAGGAACTGGCCGACCTGATCTTCGCCTTCCGGGTCGCCAAGCACGTCAAGTCGAACGCCATCGTCTACGCCAAGGACGGCGCCACGGTCGGCATCGGGGCGGGCCAGATGAGCCGCGTCGACTCCTCGCGCATCGCCGCGCAGAAGAGCTGGGACGCGGTGCGCGCCTCTGGCGGCACGCGGGCCGGAACCGAGGGCTCGGTGGTCGCCTCCGACGCCTTCTTTCCCTTCGCCGACGGCCTCTTGGCCGCCGCCGAGGCCGGCGCCCAGGCGGTGATCCAGCCCGGCGGCTCGCTGCGCGACGATGAGGTGATCGACGCCGCCAACCGGGCCGGACTCGCCATGGTCCTCACCGGCCAGCGCCACTTCCGGCACTAG
- a CDS encoding CBS domain-containing protein, producing MLVVKDLMSDALEVVSPEAPLHEVMAKMNQAGYRHLPVVDGGDLVGIITDRDLRLAVNSPLVEQEAGVKRETVLDQFRVGECMHPDPECVSPDTPAREVADLLSLNKFGAMPVVDRGKLVGMISYIDFLKHYASQP from the coding sequence ATGTTGGTGGTAAAGGATCTCATGAGCGATGCGCTCGAGGTCGTGTCTCCGGAGGCGCCTCTCCATGAAGTCATGGCAAAGATGAACCAGGCGGGCTATCGGCACCTGCCGGTGGTGGACGGCGGGGATCTGGTCGGCATCATCACCGACCGCGACCTGCGCCTGGCGGTCAACTCGCCGCTGGTCGAGCAGGAGGCCGGCGTCAAGCGCGAGACCGTGCTCGACCAGTTCCGGGTCGGCGAGTGCATGCACCCCGATCCCGAGTGCGTGTCGCCGGACACGCCGGCGCGCGAGGTGGCCGATCTCCTGTCGCTCAACAAGTTCGGCGCCATGCCCGTCGTGGACCGGGGCAAGCTGGTCGGCATGATCAGCTACATCGATTTCCTCAAGCACTACGCCAGCCAGCCCTAG